In Kitasatospora gansuensis, a genomic segment contains:
- a CDS encoding FAD-dependent monooxygenase, which yields MTETAYPDVPVLVVGGGSVGLLTAALLARHGVPAVLIERRSGPSAHPRATGIGPRTVEILRELGLDTAVDTAAVDLRGATAKAVARTVVEMGAGDVVTVPMPIPSATELDPTPFRLRGVCAQDRLDAVVAADLAHRGTDVRWSTRLVGITQDADGVDVELEGPDGHYSLRSGRVVAADGTHSPVRTALGVGTSGAGDLGKSKINILFRADLRPHLRGMSFGTCTITTPEAPGLLVTVDGTTTWVFHVTCDMDSGERPEDFTDERCVAVVRAAVGDPDLEVEVRSVLPWRPRSALADRFAVGRVFLAGDAAHTVAPLGAFGLNTGVADAHNLAWKLAAVHHGEAGAGLLDTYAREREPVAAATLDQAMRRYADPALHWGRGPEADATRAAAGVWAAPVVHLGQRYDSAAVVDPRPELPSTVDLLAALDGSPGSRVPHAWVDGVSTLDLVASRWTLLVGAAGDRWLAGATLVGLPAHRVSAPWLSDDGALLVRPDAIVAMRAPAPVPDPARFLADVLDRVLARPAAPPSA from the coding sequence ATGACAGAAACAGCGTATCCGGATGTGCCGGTCCTCGTGGTCGGGGGCGGCAGCGTCGGGCTGCTCACCGCCGCACTGCTCGCCCGTCACGGCGTCCCCGCGGTGCTCATCGAACGCCGCTCGGGGCCGTCGGCCCACCCCCGCGCCACCGGCATCGGGCCCCGCACGGTCGAGATCCTGCGTGAACTCGGACTGGACACCGCCGTCGACACCGCCGCCGTCGACCTGCGGGGTGCCACGGCCAAGGCGGTGGCACGGACCGTCGTCGAGATGGGCGCGGGCGATGTCGTGACCGTGCCCATGCCGATCCCGTCCGCCACCGAGCTGGACCCGACGCCGTTTCGGCTGCGTGGCGTCTGTGCACAGGACCGCCTCGACGCCGTGGTGGCGGCCGACCTGGCGCACCGCGGCACGGATGTGCGCTGGTCGACCCGTCTGGTCGGCATCACACAGGACGCCGACGGCGTCGACGTCGAACTGGAAGGGCCCGACGGTCACTACTCGCTGCGCTCCGGGCGTGTGGTGGCTGCGGACGGTACCCACAGCCCCGTGCGGACTGCGCTCGGCGTGGGCACCTCCGGGGCGGGCGACCTGGGCAAGTCGAAGATCAACATCTTGTTCCGCGCCGACCTCCGACCCCACCTGCGGGGGATGTCGTTCGGCACCTGCACGATCACCACACCGGAGGCACCCGGCCTGCTGGTGACCGTGGACGGAACGACCACCTGGGTCTTCCACGTCACCTGCGACATGGACAGCGGCGAGCGCCCCGAGGACTTCACGGACGAGCGCTGCGTCGCGGTCGTCCGCGCGGCGGTCGGCGATCCCGACCTCGAGGTCGAGGTACGCAGCGTGCTGCCGTGGCGGCCCCGGAGTGCCCTGGCCGACCGCTTCGCCGTCGGCCGCGTGTTCCTGGCCGGCGACGCTGCCCACACGGTGGCGCCCCTGGGTGCGTTCGGCCTCAACACCGGCGTCGCCGACGCTCACAACCTGGCGTGGAAGCTGGCCGCCGTCCACCACGGCGAGGCGGGCGCCGGCCTCCTCGACACCTACGCGCGGGAGCGCGAGCCAGTCGCTGCGGCGACGCTGGACCAGGCGATGCGCAGGTACGCCGACCCGGCGCTGCACTGGGGGCGTGGACCCGAGGCCGACGCCACCAGGGCTGCGGCGGGGGTGTGGGCGGCGCCGGTCGTGCACCTCGGCCAGCGGTACGACTCGGCCGCCGTCGTCGATCCGCGGCCGGAACTCCCGTCCACGGTCGACCTGTTGGCCGCTCTGGACGGGTCACCTGGTTCACGGGTGCCCCATGCGTGGGTCGACGGGGTCTCCACCCTCGACCTGGTCGCGTCCCGGTGGACCCTGCTGGTGGGTGCAGCGGGCGACCGCTGGCTCGCCGGCGCAACGCTCGTCGGCCTACCGGCACACCGGGTCTCCGCACCTTGGCTGTCCGACGACGGCGCCCTGCTCGTACGACCGGACGCGATCGTCGCGATGCGGGCCCCGGCGCCGGTCCCGGATCCGGCGCGATTCCTCGCCGACGTCCTGGACCGGGTACTGGCCAGGCCGGCCGCACCGCCGAGCGCCTGA
- a CDS encoding TetR/AcrR family transcriptional regulator C-terminal domain-containing protein has product MTEPAPWSVWTRPRPEPARRAPGVDQYVAAALAVADAEGLAAVSMRRVAGDLGSGTATLYRYITNRDELVDLMVDAAQGEDPLPEPTPDWRTDLAAVAHAQRATLLRHPWLAAELAGRPSLGPNTLRRAESALRAAVALTPDITLASQALSAVHAYVLGSVAGQQAARRAEQRTGLSEEQWQRSLGPYISAVLAAGEHPMLARRVHEAEESDPDAEFAFGLDCVLDGLATRLGR; this is encoded by the coding sequence ATGACCGAACCCGCTCCCTGGTCGGTGTGGACCAGGCCCCGCCCCGAACCGGCCCGCCGCGCCCCGGGAGTGGACCAGTACGTGGCCGCCGCGCTGGCCGTCGCCGACGCGGAGGGCCTGGCCGCGGTCTCGATGCGCCGCGTCGCCGGCGATCTCGGCTCCGGCACGGCCACCCTCTACCGCTACATCACCAACCGCGACGAGTTGGTGGACCTGATGGTCGACGCGGCCCAGGGCGAAGATCCGCTCCCCGAGCCCACCCCGGACTGGCGCACCGATCTGGCCGCGGTCGCACACGCCCAGCGCGCGACCCTGCTGCGCCACCCGTGGCTGGCGGCCGAACTCGCGGGCAGGCCCTCGCTCGGCCCCAACACGTTGCGGCGGGCCGAATCCGCCCTGCGCGCTGCCGTCGCACTCACACCCGACATCACGCTGGCGTCGCAGGCGCTCAGCGCCGTGCACGCGTACGTGCTGGGCTCGGTGGCCGGCCAGCAGGCCGCCCGGCGTGCCGAGCAACGCACCGGCCTGAGCGAGGAGCAGTGGCAGCGCAGCCTCGGCCCCTACATCAGCGCCGTCCTCGCGGCGGGCGAGCACCCGATGCTCGCCCGCCGCGTCCACGAGGCCGAAGAATCCGACCCCGACGCGGAGTTCGCGTTCGGCCTGGACTGCGTGCTCGACGGCCTCGCAACCCGATTGGGTCGCTGA
- a CDS encoding putative quinol monooxygenase → MTNTDHPIALYGFLRPRPERADEVRRILSSFVEPTRQEPGNLQYHLHEHEDGRFFLYEVWRSQEDLDRHNATPPLRAFLENLPTFLEGAPEGYFDTMLSPYPRTEPVPA, encoded by the coding sequence ATGACGAACACGGATCACCCCATCGCCCTCTACGGTTTCCTCCGCCCCAGGCCGGAGCGCGCGGACGAGGTCCGGCGCATCCTCTCCTCCTTCGTGGAACCCACCCGGCAAGAGCCCGGAAACCTGCAGTACCACCTCCACGAACACGAGGACGGCCGCTTCTTCCTGTACGAGGTCTGGCGCTCCCAGGAAGACCTGGACCGGCACAACGCGACACCCCCGCTGCGTGCCTTCCTGGAAAACCTGCCGACCTTCCTGGAGGGAGCCCCGGAGGGCTACTTCGACACCATGCTCAGTCCGTATCCCAGGACCGAACCGGTCCCCGCCTGA
- a CDS encoding MerR family transcriptional regulator: MKIGELAATTDTSVRLLRYYEEQGLLPSCRLDSGHRRYDDSAPAAVRRIRALLDAGLPTRVIRDLLPCIRQDGTVAECKLETLQEHLQGLDDRISALSETRTSLAGLISATRAHA, translated from the coding sequence ATGAAGATCGGCGAGCTCGCCGCCACGACGGACACCTCGGTCCGGCTCCTGCGCTACTACGAGGAGCAGGGCCTCCTGCCGTCCTGCCGTCTCGACAGCGGCCACCGCCGCTATGACGACAGCGCCCCCGCCGCGGTCCGTCGCATTCGCGCACTGCTGGACGCCGGCCTCCCGACCCGGGTCATCCGCGATCTCCTGCCGTGTATTCGCCAGGACGGCACGGTCGCCGAATGCAAGCTGGAGACCCTCCAGGAGCACCTCCAGGGCCTGGACGACCGAATCTCCGCACTGTCGGAAACCCGCACCTCACTGGCGGGGCTCATCTCTGCCACCCGGGCCCACGCGTAG
- a CDS encoding GH1 family beta-glucosidase: MPNRLDLPAGFRWGASTAAYQIEGAVGEGGRGPSVWDVFAARPGAVRDGHTGAVACDHYHRYPEDVALMRGLGLDGYRFSIAWPRIQPTGAGPANPEGLAFYDRLVDELLTAGITPLPTLFHWDLPQSLEETGGWLNRDTAYRFAEYTTAVADRLSDRVPAWITLNEPFVHMVYGYALGIHAPGRALMLDALPAAHHQLLGHGLAAAVLREHGKEVMIANNLTPVRAATADPADLAAADAYDALHNRLFTDPLLLGQYPDLSAFGVTEDLGGAVRPGDLKLIAGPGLDGLGVNYYNPTRIAAPTDPGLPFTEAPIDGVPRTAFGWPVVPDGLRELLVGLRDRYGAALPPITITENGCSYGEELDDQERISYLDGHLRAVEAAVAEGVDVRGYFTWSLLDNFEWAEGYHQRFGLVHVDFETQKRTPKASYTWYRDLIDTHRTWHSHGS, from the coding sequence GTGCCGAACCGACTCGACCTTCCGGCGGGCTTCCGCTGGGGAGCCTCCACCGCCGCCTACCAGATCGAGGGTGCCGTCGGGGAGGGCGGGCGCGGCCCGTCCGTCTGGGACGTCTTCGCCGCCCGGCCCGGGGCGGTCCGGGACGGGCACACCGGGGCGGTGGCCTGCGACCACTACCACCGGTATCCCGAGGACGTCGCGCTGATGCGCGGCCTCGGCCTGGACGGCTACCGGTTCTCGATCGCCTGGCCCCGCATCCAGCCGACCGGCGCGGGACCGGCCAACCCCGAGGGGCTCGCGTTCTACGACCGACTGGTGGACGAGCTGCTGACGGCCGGGATCACCCCGCTGCCGACCCTCTTCCACTGGGACCTCCCGCAGTCTCTCGAAGAGACCGGCGGCTGGCTGAACCGCGACACCGCGTACCGGTTCGCCGAGTACACGACGGCGGTCGCGGACCGCCTCAGCGACCGCGTACCCGCCTGGATCACGCTCAACGAGCCCTTCGTGCACATGGTGTACGGCTACGCCCTCGGCATCCACGCCCCCGGCCGCGCCCTGATGCTCGACGCCCTGCCCGCCGCCCACCACCAACTGCTGGGCCACGGGCTGGCGGCCGCGGTGCTGCGCGAGCACGGCAAGGAGGTGATGATCGCGAACAACCTCACCCCGGTCCGCGCGGCCACCGCCGACCCCGCCGACCTGGCGGCCGCCGACGCCTACGACGCCCTGCACAACCGGCTGTTCACCGACCCGCTGCTGCTCGGGCAGTACCCCGACCTGTCGGCGTTCGGCGTCACGGAGGACCTCGGCGGCGCCGTCCGCCCCGGCGACCTGAAGCTCATCGCCGGCCCCGGCCTCGACGGACTGGGCGTCAACTACTACAACCCCACCCGCATCGCCGCCCCCACCGACCCCGGCCTCCCCTTCACCGAAGCCCCGATCGACGGCGTCCCCCGCACCGCCTTCGGCTGGCCGGTCGTCCCCGACGGCCTGCGCGAACTCCTGGTCGGCCTCCGCGACCGCTACGGCGCGGCCCTGCCGCCCATCACGATCACCGAGAACGGCTGCTCCTACGGCGAGGAGCTGGACGACCAGGAACGGATCAGCTACCTGGACGGCCACCTGCGCGCGGTGGAGGCGGCCGTCGCGGAGGGGGTCGACGTGCGCGGCTACTTCACCTGGTCGCTGCTGGACAACTTCGAGTGGGCCGAGGGCTACCACCAGCGCTTCGGCCTGGTCCACGTCGACTTCGAGACGCAGAAGCGCACCCCCAAGGCTTCCTACACCTGGTACCGCGACCTGATCGATACTCACCGAACCTGGCATTCACACGGTAGTTGA
- a CDS encoding M12 family metallopeptidase, with protein MVDTQAPASGTPLYCTLQPATKPELRPGLGPNRVRAILQIRTKWVNGTVLHYHFLNRTGGGQGPEQLDEVRAAFHDWKGLGIGLDFKEVDDASEAEVRIAFADDGSWSYVGRDVLTIGVHEPTMNFGWDLTTPWGRATARHETGHTLGLPHEHQNPYAGIVWDEEAVYTSLGKPPNSWTREETFNNILRKLSKQEVTGSTWDPESIMEYPFEPGLIKEPEKYAREGIEGPLSLSAIDKDQVLHWYPPVSVGPVRLEPGRSVPLKLSTGEQADFEITPAETRKYEVGTFGQSDVLLVLFEDVHGELRYVTGEDDSGADVNGRLSVRLFKGRRYVLRARLYSNYGSGETTIMYW; from the coding sequence ATGGTGGACACCCAGGCGCCCGCGAGCGGCACCCCGCTGTACTGCACCCTCCAGCCCGCCACTAAGCCCGAGCTTCGCCCCGGACTCGGGCCGAACCGGGTGCGCGCGATACTTCAGATCCGAACCAAGTGGGTCAACGGCACCGTCCTGCACTACCACTTCCTGAACCGGACCGGCGGCGGCCAGGGCCCGGAGCAGCTGGACGAGGTCCGGGCCGCCTTCCACGACTGGAAGGGCCTGGGCATCGGCCTGGACTTCAAGGAGGTGGACGACGCTTCCGAGGCCGAGGTCCGGATCGCCTTCGCCGACGACGGCTCCTGGTCGTATGTCGGCCGGGACGTGCTGACCATCGGCGTCCACGAACCCACCATGAACTTCGGCTGGGACCTCACCACCCCGTGGGGCCGCGCCACCGCCCGGCACGAGACCGGCCACACCCTGGGCCTGCCGCACGAGCACCAGAACCCGTACGCGGGCATCGTCTGGGACGAGGAGGCGGTCTACACCTCGCTCGGCAAGCCGCCGAACAGCTGGACCCGCGAGGAGACCTTCAACAACATCCTGCGCAAGCTCTCCAAGCAGGAGGTCACCGGCTCCACCTGGGACCCGGAGTCGATCATGGAGTACCCCTTCGAGCCCGGCCTGATCAAGGAACCCGAGAAGTACGCCCGGGAGGGGATCGAGGGCCCGCTGTCCCTGTCCGCGATCGACAAGGACCAGGTGCTGCACTGGTACCCGCCGGTCTCGGTCGGCCCGGTGCGGCTGGAGCCCGGCCGGTCCGTCCCGCTGAAGCTGTCCACCGGCGAGCAGGCGGACTTCGAGATCACCCCGGCCGAGACCCGCAAGTACGAAGTCGGCACCTTCGGCCAGAGCGACGTCCTGCTGGTGCTCTTCGAGGACGTGCACGGCGAGCTGCGGTACGTGACCGGCGAGGACGACAGCGGTGCCGACGTGAACGGCCGACTGTCCGTCAGGCTGTTCAAGGGCCGCCGCTACGTGCTGCGGGCCCGGCTCTACTCCAACTACGGTTCCGGCGAGACCACGATCATGTACTGGTGA
- a CDS encoding uracil-DNA glycosylase family protein — protein sequence MHEFDPGVVREPYLSLARDFPGEDVYPTDDFRTEWGPVFHRGRLDGTARVLVIGQDPAQHEAIVRRILVGTADRRVQGFLARLGIDRSYVMVNTFLYSVFGQQGGQAHAEDPEIAKYRNSWLDALVTDNEVEAVIALGSLAGTAFGMWRESGPIGAAFDGTFHKIIHPTFPESSGDHAAAMARLTASWNEGLEALHPAVSHPDHARQLVPYGPELTAGDLTPVPAADFPLGLPDWMRSEQPWAVRTGATAAEKRATVVVTIPPDLRPF from the coding sequence ATGCACGAGTTCGATCCGGGCGTGGTCCGGGAGCCGTACCTGTCCCTGGCGCGGGACTTCCCGGGCGAGGACGTCTATCCGACCGACGACTTCCGCACCGAGTGGGGGCCGGTGTTCCACCGCGGGCGGCTGGACGGGACGGCTCGGGTCCTGGTGATCGGTCAGGACCCGGCGCAGCACGAGGCGATCGTCCGGCGGATCCTGGTCGGCACGGCCGACCGCCGGGTCCAGGGCTTCCTGGCCCGGCTGGGCATCGACCGCAGCTACGTCATGGTCAACACCTTCCTCTACAGCGTCTTCGGGCAGCAGGGCGGCCAGGCGCACGCCGAGGACCCGGAGATCGCGAAGTACCGGAACTCCTGGCTGGACGCGCTGGTCACGGACAACGAGGTGGAGGCGGTGATCGCACTCGGCAGCCTGGCCGGCACCGCCTTCGGGATGTGGCGGGAGTCCGGCCCGATCGGAGCGGCCTTCGACGGCACCTTCCACAAGATCATCCACCCGACCTTCCCGGAGAGCTCCGGCGACCACGCCGCGGCGATGGCCCGGCTGACGGCCAGTTGGAACGAGGGCCTGGAGGCTCTCCACCCGGCCGTCTCCCACCCTGACCACGCGCGGCAGTTGGTGCCCTACGGCCCCGAGCTGACCGCGGGCGACCTGACGCCCGTCCCGGCGGCCGACTTTCCGCTCGGGCTGCCGGACTGGATGCGCTCGGAACAGCCGTGGGCCGTCCGGACCGGTGCCACCGCTGCCGAGAAGCGGGCGACGGTGGTGGTCACGATCCCGCCCGACCTGCGGCCGTTCTGA
- a CDS encoding amidohydrolase family protein, with protein sequence MTSRYALQGRIVTMDPHDTVIEDGVLYVGDGVIEDVRPAADPPPPGHELTPRTASGGSVYPGLIELHNHLAYDVLQLWQVPRVYTNRDQWGGTGTYRQLVTGPMTVLGRDAALMPAVARYVEAKALINGTTTSQGIALFSNAGARRMYRGVLRNVEQPEDPALPAATSRIADIDAADARRFLDRLSRSQRLLLHLAEGTDERAREHFRALEFEPGKWAVTENLVGIHCAALTRADFDVLAEHGGAMVWSPLSNLLLYGRTADVAAARAAGVAVALGSDWSISGSKGLLGELKTARLAAAGTFTDRELVAMATRDAARILRWDAALGALRPGLRADLLAVATTDPDPYRGLLLAADTDIRLVAVNGVPRYGTTRLMRKLAGDAAPSDPGPGAPDGRLVNLLDANADPLVAGLTLPQATERLTAALATLPARAERGLAPLATARPDEPPRWYLALDELQPTGAELRPRLPAHSAATGPSLAAPAPAPADLVPLTLDALTATHDKPYRTTLAAEANLPPTLRAALTELLNPA encoded by the coding sequence ATGACATCCCGGTACGCCCTGCAGGGCCGCATCGTCACCATGGACCCGCACGACACCGTGATCGAGGACGGCGTCCTCTACGTCGGCGATGGTGTCATCGAAGACGTCCGCCCGGCCGCCGACCCGCCGCCACCGGGCCACGAACTCACCCCCCGTACCGCCAGCGGCGGGAGCGTCTACCCCGGGCTGATCGAACTGCACAACCATCTGGCGTACGACGTGCTGCAGCTCTGGCAGGTCCCCAGGGTCTACACCAACCGGGACCAGTGGGGTGGCACCGGTACGTACCGGCAACTGGTCACCGGACCGATGACGGTGCTCGGTCGCGACGCGGCGCTGATGCCCGCCGTGGCCCGCTACGTCGAGGCCAAGGCACTGATCAACGGCACCACCACCAGCCAGGGCATCGCCCTGTTCAGCAACGCGGGCGCCCGTCGGATGTACCGCGGCGTCCTGCGCAACGTCGAGCAGCCCGAGGACCCGGCGCTGCCCGCCGCCACCTCCCGGATCGCCGACATCGACGCGGCCGACGCCCGGCGCTTCCTCGACCGGCTCAGCCGCTCCCAACGACTGCTGCTCCACCTGGCCGAAGGCACCGACGAGCGCGCCCGGGAGCACTTCCGGGCCCTGGAGTTCGAGCCCGGCAAGTGGGCCGTCACCGAGAACCTGGTCGGGATCCACTGCGCCGCCCTCACCCGGGCCGACTTCGACGTACTCGCCGAGCACGGCGGCGCCATGGTCTGGTCCCCGCTCTCCAACCTGCTGCTCTACGGCCGCACCGCCGATGTAGCCGCCGCGCGGGCCGCGGGCGTGGCCGTCGCCCTGGGCTCGGACTGGTCGATCTCCGGCAGCAAGGGCCTGCTGGGCGAACTCAAGACCGCCCGGCTGGCCGCCGCCGGCACCTTCACCGACCGCGAGCTGGTGGCCATGGCGACCAGGGACGCGGCCCGGATCCTGCGCTGGGACGCCGCCCTCGGCGCCCTGCGGCCCGGCCTGCGGGCCGACCTGCTGGCCGTCGCCACCACCGACCCCGACCCGTACCGGGGGCTGCTGCTCGCCGCCGACACCGACATCCGGCTGGTGGCCGTGAACGGCGTGCCGCGGTACGGCACCACCCGGCTGATGCGCAAGCTCGCCGGTGACGCCGCACCCTCCGACCCCGGACCTGGCGCCCCGGACGGACGGCTCGTCAACCTGCTGGACGCCAACGCCGATCCGCTGGTCGCCGGCCTGACCCTGCCCCAGGCCACCGAGCGGCTCACCGCCGCCCTGGCCACCCTGCCCGCCCGTGCCGAACGCGGCCTCGCCCCGCTCGCCACAGCCCGCCCCGACGAACCGCCCCGCTGGTACCTGGCCCTCGACGAGCTCCAGCCCACCGGCGCAGAGCTCCGCCCCCGCCTCCCGGCCCACTCCGCCGCCACCGGTCCCTCGCTGGCCGCCCCGGCCCCCGCCCCCGCCGACCTCGTCCCCCTCACCCTCGATGCCCTCACCGCCACCCACGACAAGCCCTACCGCACCACCCTCGCCGCCGAGGCCAACCTCCCCCCGACCCTGCGGGCCGCCCTCACCGAGCTCCTGAACCCCGCCTGA
- a CDS encoding ATP-binding protein — protein MARPSSQDPVPAGGRFTFVGRRRELGLLLAAVRHPPAVVLIEGEAGIGKSRLVREATATLAPERHCVLTGYCQPLREPFPYGPVFDALAKAGPWLPGTGVPPTAGALAPLLPDLADRLPSPPMPPPDGPQAERHQLVRAVRSLLGVLGPAVLVVEDMHWVDDATRELLLLIARDLPDQLSLVLTYRAEDLPPRTPVLGSAYRHPPGTSGTTITLAPLTEADVAELATGALGSRATPVLARALYGRSEGLPLVAEEDLISLDDQGRRGGTADAVAVLERAQVPRGLREAVTERLAGLSPPGAAVVDAAAVLAVPADEPLLTAVAGLDPEQGALGLTEALRLSVLREDEDGRYGFRHVLAQQVAYRNVPGPQRTRLHQRAVEELERHSPQPLVQIAHHTLALGDREAWFRRAEAAADQAVALGDTGTAAALLRRILEQPHLGDDLRSRAALALARIAVDGIDHVATIALLRRLIADPQQSESTRGDIRLALGLLMVNHGGNRAGFREVRRSVEELATRPDRAARAMIAMAMYERDGASDQARDWMDRAEQTVRGSADDAIQAAVHATRLTLLARQGDPAVWPQLDRLPRAAAGPEVLRQTARALYNVGDIAIELGHDRRARTLLTESRDLARRSGTSHLECYSRIALLRLNGLAGHWDGLEEDFAALDTAHPDIAMTGTEQALILGQLATAKGQRSRAIEQFTLAADYGKHESQVTAALRAASGLAAVRLAQGAPEDARAVTDPAAAMLRRAAAWARATGVVPVAIEAALACGDHRFAEQLADDAEQGLRDADAPAADAELRFARGLLHSAAEPAAAAEHFLQAEHLWQEIGRPYEAARAAECSGRALAASRPDASTAHLTEALDTFTRLGATADAARCRHTLDRLGLVRPPTRGRRGYGDRLSPREHQVAELLAQGATNQDIAEALFLSPRTVERHVAHVLKKLDATRKTVSEALPGHPTD, from the coding sequence GTGGCACGGCCGAGCAGCCAGGATCCGGTACCCGCGGGCGGGCGCTTCACGTTCGTCGGCCGTCGGCGGGAGCTCGGCCTGCTGCTGGCCGCCGTCCGGCACCCGCCCGCCGTCGTGCTGATCGAGGGCGAGGCCGGAATCGGCAAGTCCCGCCTGGTGCGCGAAGCCACCGCCACCCTGGCCCCCGAGCGCCACTGTGTGCTGACCGGCTACTGCCAGCCGCTGCGCGAACCGTTTCCTTACGGTCCGGTCTTCGACGCCCTCGCCAAGGCCGGCCCGTGGCTGCCCGGCACCGGTGTCCCTCCGACGGCCGGCGCCCTCGCACCGCTGCTGCCCGACCTGGCCGACCGGCTCCCCTCCCCTCCGATGCCGCCGCCCGACGGTCCGCAGGCCGAACGCCACCAGCTCGTCCGGGCCGTGCGCTCGCTGCTGGGCGTGCTCGGCCCGGCGGTACTCGTCGTCGAGGACATGCACTGGGTCGACGACGCCACCCGCGAACTCCTCCTGCTGATCGCCCGTGACCTGCCGGACCAGCTCAGCCTGGTGCTCACCTACCGTGCCGAGGACCTTCCGCCCCGCACTCCCGTCCTCGGCTCCGCGTACCGCCACCCGCCCGGCACCAGCGGAACGACGATCACCCTCGCCCCGCTCACCGAGGCCGACGTCGCGGAGCTCGCCACCGGCGCCCTCGGCTCCCGGGCCACACCCGTCCTCGCCCGCGCCCTGTACGGCCGCAGCGAGGGCCTGCCCCTGGTCGCCGAGGAGGACCTGATCAGTCTCGACGACCAGGGGCGGCGCGGCGGCACCGCAGACGCCGTCGCGGTCCTCGAACGGGCCCAGGTCCCCCGAGGACTGCGCGAGGCGGTGACCGAGCGCCTGGCCGGGCTGTCCCCGCCCGGCGCGGCGGTCGTCGACGCCGCCGCCGTCCTCGCCGTCCCCGCCGACGAACCGCTGCTCACCGCCGTCGCCGGACTGGATCCCGAGCAGGGCGCACTGGGCCTCACCGAGGCCCTGCGGCTCTCCGTGCTCCGTGAGGACGAGGACGGCCGGTACGGCTTCCGGCACGTCCTCGCCCAGCAGGTCGCCTACCGGAACGTGCCCGGGCCCCAGCGCACCCGCCTCCACCAGCGGGCCGTCGAGGAACTGGAGCGGCACTCCCCGCAGCCCTTGGTCCAGATCGCCCACCACACGCTCGCCCTCGGCGACCGGGAAGCCTGGTTCCGCCGCGCCGAAGCCGCCGCCGACCAGGCCGTCGCCCTCGGCGACACCGGCACCGCCGCCGCTCTGCTGCGCCGGATCCTCGAACAACCGCACCTCGGGGACGACCTCCGCTCCCGCGCCGCCCTGGCACTCGCCCGGATCGCGGTCGACGGCATCGACCACGTCGCCACCATCGCCCTGCTGCGGCGACTCATCGCCGACCCGCAGCAGTCTGAGTCGACCCGCGGCGACATCCGGCTGGCCCTCGGCCTGCTCATGGTCAACCACGGCGGCAACCGCGCCGGTTTCCGGGAGGTCCGCCGCTCCGTCGAGGAGCTGGCCACCCGCCCGGACCGGGCCGCCCGGGCGATGATCGCCATGGCGATGTACGAACGTGACGGCGCCTCCGACCAGGCCCGGGACTGGATGGACCGGGCCGAGCAGACCGTACGCGGCTCCGCCGACGACGCCATCCAAGCCGCCGTACACGCCACCCGTCTCACTCTGCTGGCCCGGCAGGGGGACCCCGCCGTCTGGCCACAGCTCGATCGACTGCCCCGCGCCGCCGCCGGACCCGAGGTACTGCGGCAGACCGCCCGCGCCCTCTACAACGTCGGCGACATCGCCATCGAACTCGGACACGACCGCCGCGCCCGCACCCTGCTCACCGAGAGCCGCGACCTCGCCCGCCGGTCGGGCACCTCCCACCTGGAGTGCTACAGCCGGATCGCCCTGCTGCGCCTCAACGGTCTGGCCGGCCACTGGGACGGCCTGGAGGAGGATTTCGCCGCCCTCGACACCGCCCACCCCGACATCGCCATGACCGGCACGGAACAGGCGCTGATACTCGGCCAGTTGGCCACTGCGAAGGGTCAACGGTCCCGCGCCATCGAGCAGTTCACCCTCGCCGCCGACTACGGGAAGCACGAGTCGCAGGTCACCGCCGCCCTCCGGGCCGCTTCCGGACTCGCCGCCGTCCGGCTCGCCCAGGGAGCACCCGAGGACGCCCGCGCCGTCACCGACCCCGCCGCGGCCATGCTGCGCAGAGCCGCCGCCTGGGCGCGGGCGACCGGCGTGGTCCCGGTCGCGATCGAGGCGGCACTCGCCTGCGGCGATCACCGCTTCGCCGAACAACTCGCCGACGACGCCGAACAGGGACTGCGCGACGCCGACGCACCCGCCGCCGACGCCGAGCTCCGCTTCGCCCGGGGCCTGCTCCACTCCGCCGCCGAACCCGCCGCGGCCGCCGAGCACTTCCTGCAGGCCGAGCACCTGTGGCAGGAGATCGGCCGCCCGTACGAGGCCGCCCGCGCCGCCGAATGCTCCGGCCGGGCCCTCGCCGCGTCCCGGCCCGACGCCTCGACCGCACACCTGACCGAGGCCCTCGACACCTTCACCCGCCTCGGCGCCACGGCCGACGCCGCCCGCTGCCGACACACCCTCGACCGACTCGGCCTGGTCCGACCGCCCACCCGCGGACGCCGCGGCTACGGCGACCGGCTCTCGCCCCGCGAACACCAGGTCGCCGAACTCCTGGCCCAGGGCGCCACCAACCAGGACATCGCCGAGGCGCTGTTCCTCTCCCCCCGCACCGTCGAACGGCACGTCGCCCACGTCCTCAAGAAACTGGACGCCACCCGAAAGACCGTCAGCGAAGCCCTCCCCGGCCACCCAACCGACTGA